Proteins found in one Mustela lutreola isolate mMusLut2 chromosome 10, mMusLut2.pri, whole genome shotgun sequence genomic segment:
- the MRPL20 gene encoding large ribosomal subunit protein bL20m isoform X2, protein MVFLSAPLWLRSRLTDRYWRVQEVLRHARHFRGRKSRCYRLAVRAVTRAFAKCTKARRLKKRSMRTCQVELNRKVLADLAIYEPKTFKSLAALAKTRRQEGFAAALGDGKEPEGIFSRVVQYH, encoded by the exons ATGGTGTTCCTCAGCGCGCCGCTGTGGCTGCGGAGCCGGCTCACTGACCGCTACTGGCGGGTCCAGGAGGTGCTGCGGCACGCGCGG CACTTCCGCGGAAGGAAGAGCCGGTGCTACCGCCTGGCGGTGCGAGCGGTGACCAGAGCGTTTGCGAAATGCACGAAAGCGCGGAGACTGAAGAAGAGGAGCATGCGGACG TGCCAGGTGGAGCTCAACAGGAAAGTACTTGCGGATCTAGCCATCTATGAACCAAAGACTTTTAAATCTTTGGCTGCTTTGGCCAAAACAAGGCGACAAGAAGGATTTGCTGCTGCCCTGGGGGATGGGAAAGAACCGGAAGgcatattttccagagtggtgcagTATCACTGA
- the MRPL20 gene encoding large ribosomal subunit protein bL20m isoform X1: MVFLSAPLWLRSRLTDRYWRVQEVLRHARHFRGRKSRCYRLAVRAVTRAFAKCTKARRLKKRSMRTLWINRITAASQEHGLKYPAFIVNLIKCQVELNRKVLADLAIYEPKTFKSLAALAKTRRQEGFAAALGDGKEPEGIFSRVVQYH, encoded by the exons ATGGTGTTCCTCAGCGCGCCGCTGTGGCTGCGGAGCCGGCTCACTGACCGCTACTGGCGGGTCCAGGAGGTGCTGCGGCACGCGCGG CACTTCCGCGGAAGGAAGAGCCGGTGCTACCGCCTGGCGGTGCGAGCGGTGACCAGAGCGTTTGCGAAATGCACGAAAGCGCGGAGACTGAAGAAGAGGAGCATGCGGACG CTCTGGATTAATCGAATTACAGCTGCCTCCCAGGAACATGGCCTGAAGTACCCAGCATTCATTGTCAATTTAATTAAG TGCCAGGTGGAGCTCAACAGGAAAGTACTTGCGGATCTAGCCATCTATGAACCAAAGACTTTTAAATCTTTGGCTGCTTTGGCCAAAACAAGGCGACAAGAAGGATTTGCTGCTGCCCTGGGGGATGGGAAAGAACCGGAAGgcatattttccagagtggtgcagTATCACTGA